The Triticum urartu cultivar G1812 chromosome 6, Tu2.1, whole genome shotgun sequence genome includes the window gggCAGCGCCACCCCcgcgggcttccctctctctcccttaggcccatgttggcccaacacttccccggggggttccggtaacccctcggtactccggtgaaatacccgaatcactcggaaccattccgatgtccaaatacaaccttccaatatatgaatctttacctcttgactatttcgagactcctcgtcatgtccgtgatctcatctgggactccgaacaaacttcgatgaccaaaacacataactcataatacaaatcgtcatcgaacgttaagcgtgtgggccctacgggttcgagaactatgtagacatgaccgagacacatctccggtcaataaccaatagcggaacctagatgctcatattggttcctacatattctacgaagatctttatcggtcaaaccgcataacaacatacgtcatgccctttgtcataggtatgttagtttcccgagattcgatcgtcggtatcatcatacctagttcaatctcgttactgacaagtctctttactcgttccgtaatgcatcatcccgcaactaactcattagtcacattgcttgcaaggcttatagtgatgtgtattaccgagagggcccagagatacctctccgaaacataaagtgacaaatcctaatcttgatatatgccaactcaacaaacacctttggagacacctgtagatcatctttataatcacccggttacgttgtgacgtttgatagcacacaaagtgttcctccggtattcgtgagttgcataatctcatagtgagaggaatatgtataagtcatgaagaaagcaatagcaataaaactaaatgatcataatgctaagctaacggatgggtcttgtccatcacatcattctctaatgatggatcttgttaatcaaatgacaacacatgtttatggtcaggaaacttaaccatctttgattaatgagctagtcaagtagaggcatactagggacactctgttttgtctatgtattcacacatgtactaagtttccgtttaatacaattctagcatgaataataaacatttatcatgatataaggaaatataaaaaacaactttattattgtctccagggcatatttccttcaggacgTGGCCGAGCGGTCGAGCCCGATGGCGTGTGACTCTGCGACCACGAGAGCTTCCCTGGCCATCCGGGCATGGTGCCTCGCGTGACATGCATGACGGTCACGCCTCGCGTCCGTAGCGTGCTTGCCATACACCATGCCGACATTTACCTTCGGCTCGGGGACGACACGCCACTGAAGGGATTGCACCATCTCTTATAACTCTTTTGAGATCATAATGTGACGATAAGTTTGCACATATATAAAGTTTGCAAGTTTATTGCATTGGTGAATTCTTATGTGACATATAATGTTATGTGAGTGCAAAGTAGATTAGTACAAAATGATTCAATATCTTACTTCTTTGAGAGAGATTAGCATTGATGATGACTATGGCCATGTTTGGTTACAGAGACCAGACTAGAAAGAGTCCCTTTTAATCCCTACTATGTAACCAAACAGGAGGGTCTTTTTCTTTAAGGACTAGAAAAAGACTCTACTGGAGGGTCTTTTTTCTTTAGTCCCTGGGACTAAAAAAAGTCTAGTCCCTTACAACCAAACACCCCCTAACTCTATCCGTTAAGAAGGATAGTGACAAACAATTTGGTTTACTAaagatgtactccctccgttcctaaatatttgtctttttagagatttcaaatggaataccacatacgaatgtatatagacatattttagaatgcaaattcactcattttgcttcatatgtagtcacttgttgaaatatctagaaagacaagtatttagaaacgaagggagtacatAAGTGCAATGTGAGACCTTCATGTAATTTTCATTATGTTTGAGGTGTCTTTTACTTCTGATGAACTTTTGTAATAGATCAAGATATTTTTCGCAACAATAAATAAATTACAGTGATACATCGATTACTTATTTTATACTTAAACTAGGTATATTCCAGTTGCCATGAAGGTCAAATATTTTTTCTATAACACGCTAAAAGGACCATACGAGGGAAATGCATTGGAGCTGTCAGGTGTCACACACCCTATATGAATATAATATTAGAAAAAACcaacttttttaaaaaaattccgaAATCTTGGCATATCAAACATGGTGCCCATTCCACCCCGCATTTTAGTTTTGTGAGGAATGGACACCCATAATATCCGTGACCAAGAAAATACATCATCCATGTTTGATTTTCAAAAAATTCAGTTTTTTTTAAAATTTCCTAGTATTTTATAATACTTATATTAATATAGGGGTGTGTGTGGCACCCCATACAAGGAAATTAGAAAAAAAAACTGAATTTTTTCAAAATCAAACATGGGTGCTGTAGCCGTGTTGGGGCATGTAATCAACGGTTGGGGGCATGTTCCTTGGGGGCCAAGGTTCTTTGGTACCTTGGCGTGGCCGTGTGGGCTACATCAATCAACCAAAAATCAAGCACGCGGTGAGCTGTACGCGGCAGATCCGTCGTGTGCGCCACCACGTTCACACGGCTGCATCCAGGAGACGTGTCCAGTTCAGCACTCCTGGAAAATACCAAATAAATCCAGCTCGCACACTTGCAGTAATAAAAAAACATAATAATGCTCTTGCCAGAACAATACAAGGAAATAAAATACTCGTGTTACTGGAAAAGGGCCGTGAGGCGGGGCGTCGGGGCCCAACTACCCAACCCAAACCCAAAGCCCACGGGAGCCATCACAGTGGAGAAAGAGAAACCCTACTCGTCCCccgcagagagagagagagagagacgagaCGCGAGACGAGAGAGGGGAACGAGTCGAGCCGCGCGCCGCTTCCGTCGGGGACCAATATAAGCCGGCTTTCTCTCTCCTTCTCCCCACAGCCCACCAAACCCTCGCTCTTCCCACCGCAGGAAAGAGCTCCTCTCCCCTCCCCACCCCCACCGCCTCCGCCGACGAACCGATCGAATCCGGGACCCCGATCTCGGATTCGCTCGGCAGATCAGCGCGCACCAGCCCCCAAGCCCCCGGATCGCACTTCGTCCTCCCCACCGCGCGCTTCAGGTAACGTCTCCGGGGAGATCTCTCCTCCGCTTCTTTTTTCTCCCCGTGTGGTCGGCGGCGTTCGGTCGTGCTCGATCGATCTGGGCTGGGCCGTGTCTGGCTTCGTACTGGATCGATCTGGGTATGGTTAGTTCCGTTGTGGTACTGGATCTGGGGGACAGTCGGCGGGAGGGGAGGTTTTTTCCCCGGGCGTTTGCGGGAGGGGATCGATCTCGAGATTCAGCGATTTAGGTTCCGCAGCCTCGGTCTCAGAGAATTTTTTAGCTTCATGCGCGATTTAGTTTCCTGCTAGTTTAGCCTTGTCTAGTGGGTTAGACAGATTTAGGCTAGGCTCTTGATGATGATTTCGTTTTACACGTCTAATGGTGTGCGCTGCGTACTGTGGACTGGGGGACTGTGCATGCTTTGCTTCGTTTGGTTAGGTACACTGTCTACTTTTGTTAGTTGTGACCGGTGTGAACCAGTACCTGGGAACAAACGTCTTGAGTAGTGTTCTGTGTCCCATAATGGGTGAAGGAAGAATCGTGGGAAGTACATGTACTTGTTGAACTTGAGTGCTAGGTTCTATTGGCGTGCTTTTGATGCCTATAATTATCGCATGTGCATGTGCTCCTTCAGAGTTAGGTACACTGTTTGTGTTGTTAGTTGTGATCTATCATCTATGTGAACTACACAAACATGTTGAGAGTAGTGTCAGGAATCACGGAAAGCTATTGGCTTGCTTTTTTTTGCCTCCAGTTATTGCTGGCCATGTGTCCTGCATACTGCTAAACTGACCTAGTTTGTAAAGTTCGCATGGTTATTTCGAGGTGCAATCTTGTTAATTTGACTTCTTTCTTTTCCTGTTCGAATAGAACATCATCTGGGATTTGTGTCCACTTAAGTGGGATAGTCTAATGCTATTATGTATGCAATCAATGGTTGTTTGGTACCAAAATTCCTGCCACTGCTTTCTGTTAACATGCTCCTGTTTTTGTTCAATACAGCCATGGCAGGAATGGCACCAGAGGGTTCGCAGTTTGATGCTAAGCAGTATGACAGCAAGATGACCGAGTTACTGTAAGTCAACTCTACCAATTTATTGTCTCAGCCTTTGGGGGCCATTTTAAGCTCTCCTTTTTTGCTCAACAGATTGCATGATTATGAATATGCAGGAACCAAGGTGACACTGGGGAGTTTTTCACCTCGTATGATGAGGTGCATGAAAGTTTTGATGACATGGGTCTCCAAGAGAACCTTCTTAGAGGCATCTATGCATATGGTATACTTCCATCAGTTTGTAATCTCATATTCCATAGCCCTTGATAGCAGTCTGTTTTAATCTACACGATCTGCCTTTCTTCTGTATAAACCATTTTCTGTGTGATGGGAGGACTACCGAGTCTTCTTGCTTTATGTGGAGCAAACATTTCATGTTTGTATATTCCTAAGCAAATGTCACAAAGTGAGCCCCCTGATGTTGAGGTTTCCCTAGGGTTTCCTCTACCAGATGGTAGTCTCATATTCCATCGCCCTTGATAGCAGCATAGCGGCAGTTAAACTTTGGGAATTGCCATGAGACGCACATCTGTTATTGTGTGCATTTTGTTTCATACACATTCTTATGCCTTGTTGGTAATGGATTGCATGTTTCAGTTTGGTTATTGTGCTTATTTTCTGTATAAAAACCATATTCTGTGTGATGGGAGGACATCCGAGTCTTCTTGCTTCTATGTGGAGCAAACTTTCCATGTTTGTATATTCCAAGCAAACGTCACAAAGTGAGCCCCCTGATGTTGAGGTTCCTCTGGGGTTTCCTCCACCAGTTGGCTGTCTCATATTCCATCGCCCTTGATAGCACCATTGTTGCACTTAAACTTTGGGAATTGCCATGAGACACACATCTGTTTTGTGTGCATTTCATTTCAAACGCATTCCatctgttttgttttttgcacgTTGTGCTATTTCTGTATGAAAACTACTTTCTGTGTGATGGGAGGACATCCGAGTCCTCTTGCTTTACTTGGAGCGAACTTTCCATGTTTGTATATTCCCAAGCAAACGTCACAAAGTGAGCCTTCTGATGTTGAGGTTCCCCTCGGGTTTCCTCCACCAGATGGCAGTCTCATATTCCATCGCCCTTGATAGCAGCATTGCTGCAGTTAAACTTTGGGAATTGCCATGAGATGCACATCTTTTATCATGTTTTTCATTTCAAATGCATCCTTGTGCCTTGTTGCTAATGTGTTACATGTTTTTTTTCTGTATAAGAACCAACTTTTGTAATGTGAGGATGAGTTTTGCTTTCCTTCGACACTCTTAAACAATATAGTTTGGTCATCTTACAAATACAAACACTTCTATTTGTAGGTTTTGAGAAGCCATCAGCCATTCAGCAAAGAGGAATTGTTCCCTTCTGTAAGGGTCTTGATGTGATTCAGCAAGCTCAGTCTGGAACAGGAAAAACTGCCACCTTCTGTTCTGGAATCTTGCAGCAGCTTGACTATGGATTGGTTGAGTGCCAGGCATTGGTCCTTGCTCCAACCCGTGAGCTTGCACAGCAGATTGAGAAGGTCATGCGTGCTCTTGGTGACTACTTAGGCGTCAAGGTGCATGCTTGTGTTGGTGGAACTTCTGTTCGTGAGGACCAAAGGATTCTTGCCAGTGGGGTGCATGTTGTTGTTGGCACACCTGGTCGTGTGTTTGATATGTTGCGCAGGCAATCCCTCCGCCCAGATAACATCAAGATGTTTGTGTTGGATGAAGCTGATGAGATGCTTTCACGTGGTTTCAAGGATCAGGTCTACTTCTTACACATAATTACTTAGAATTCTGCAGATTGTTTTTACTATGTGTCTTTAAAACTTAGAAGCTTCTGTGTGCACATGTTCATTCACATGTGATATTATTTACATGTTACTATTTCTATGGTATAGCTGCAACTTGCTTCTTCATCATTTATACTAGTCTAttcctctgtcccaaaataagtgtcaactttgtAACTTAGTTCAAAATTGTACTAAGGCTGAGACACTTATTTtaggatggagggagtacatttACATTCTAAATGTAGAGACTATTTGTCTTTTACATGCGTCATTATTTATAATATTTTACTTAATTACTATTGATACTCCAATTTATATTTTTTCTATGATTTGTACACCAACTACTAACTGTTGTACGTCATGTTGCTTAATTAGCTAACTAACAGGCGACTTTATCTGTTGCAGATCTATGATATCTTCCAGCTTCTTCCATCAAAGATTCAGGTTGGGGTGTTCTCTGCTACCATGCCTCCTGAGGCCCTTGAGATTACCCGCAAGTTCATGAACAAGCCCGTGAGGATTCTCGTCAAGAGAGATGAGCTTACCCTTGAGGGTATCAAGCAGTTCTATGTCAATGTGGAGAAGGAAGAGTGGAAGCTGGATACACTCTGTGACCTGTACGAGACCTTGGCAATTACCCAGAGTGTCATCTTTGTGAACACCCGCCGCAAGGTGGACTGGCTCACCGACAAGATGAGGGGAAGGGACCACACTGTCTCTGCCACGCACGGGGACATGGACCAGAACACTAGGGACATCATCATGAGGGAGTTCAGATCTGGATCTTCTCGTGTGCTCATCACCACTGACCTGCTGGCCCGTGGTATTGATGTGCAGCAAGTCTCCCTTGTCATCAACTACGACCTGCCGACTCAGCCTGAGAACTACCTCCATCGCATTGGTCGTAGTGGTCGGTTCGGGAGGAAGGGAGTTGCCATCAACTTTGTCACCCGTGAAGATGAGAGGATGCTGTTTGACATCCAGAAGTTCTACAACGTGGTCATTGAGGAGCTCCCGGCCAATGTCGCTGACCTGCTCTAAGATTATATCTTAGGAATGCAGTAAGGTGCTTGATAAAGTTCATTTTTGTTGAATATCTCCCAACTCTCAGTTTTGGAGTGGTAAGGTCTGGGTCTGTTTGAATCGTGGTTAAGGATGGTCTGAGTTTTTCTTGTTATGCAATGTCTGGAAATTTTTGTAGTGCGTAGGCTGTGCCATCTCCTGGGCTAGCTGGGATAGAGTAACTCTCATGAGTATTTTACTTTTCGTTGTGAAGTTATTTTATTGCGCATCTGTTTTTGCATGCTCGAGCTCACATCTTTTTCCTTCTATCATGTATGATCGAGTAAAATTGAAACAGCGTTGTTCTGTCGTAGCAGCAGCGATCGGCTAGCCTAGCATATGTTCAGTTTGAATTTGTGAAATTTAGGCTGTACAGAAAAACCAAAATTGTGGCCCAACGGCAAAAAAAAACGGCCTACCTGAAAATACATATTTGTTTTTTTATTGTTTATGCCAACGTCACGCCAGATCAATGTGAACGGATCCTTCCCTCCGGGCGAGGCGTTGGCAGGATGGGGGAGTTGCTCTACGTGATGCTGAAGGGCAAAGTCGGTATCTATTGCTGCTGATATGGGGACTCACCTGAAGATTTGGATCACCTTATGCTGCTGTCATTAAAGACATCTTGTTCTAGTTTTTTTTAGAGTAGCAGCACTTTATTCAGGGCATTTACAGCCGAAGGTTGCAAATTTGGGCCCTCAAATGCGCGTCCGCGGGTAATGACCGGGCGTGCCTTAAATTTTATAATTTATAACCACATATCCTATTTTCAAAACATCTGTTACATGCAGGGCCATGTATGTCGATCATCCCGTCCATCTTGTCGCCTGGACATCGAAAATTGCTCATACTTAACATTTTCACACCTCGTCGAGTGATGAGCTAGTCGACCAGCTTAAATATTCGGGTCGTCCAAACGGAATAAGCTTCTGACATCATTGCATTCTTTATTAAGGATATGGACCCTTACTATGAATCTTCTATCTTTATCACATAAAAGATTCATAGTCAGGGTCTATCTCCTTCACATGGGGAACATTAGGGTTAGCTTTTTTGGATTACTATGTGTCTTTGcatcaaaataaaataaaaatcgtATCAACATATATGATCCAAACAAATTTGACACTCGATGAACAATCATCAGTCCATGAAATGCAATCTAATGTCAAATTTATCTCGAGAATTGATAGACCTACACAACAACACCAAGCTTGCCGCCATCCGCTGGCGCAACTATTCAAGCCGGGCGGCGTCTGCCTCACCTGGCGACGTGGGAATAAAATTTGGTTGCATCAATGAGAGAGGGAGGAGTTTCGGGCGCTGCAGGTGGGACCGTTGACCTGCAGCAGGGTCAGCGGGCGTGCCTGGGCGCCCCATCTCCGCctcatatttgggctggatatgagaGATGTCGATCAGCCCGTGCATTTGAGGCCCGTTTAAGGCGTCCGTCTGGGTTAGATTTTCGCGACCGAGCAGTGACTGGGCGACCCGCTCGAGCGTATGAGATGAGTTTGAGAGGTCcagttgtagatgctcttacaCCACGATAGATTTGACTCGGAGTATGCTCACAGCTACGAGCAATTGTGTGCTAGTACATTCAACAAATGTTTTACATGAATAAAAGAGCAAGCTTGAAAACCTGCTGCCGGAGATTCAATGTCAGCAATCATCGTACCTACTGTAGATCGATCCCTGAAGGCAACACCAAGTCTTTGGACCAAAGAGAGACAGTTAGAGGCTAGGATTATTTTAGAGAAGCCCTCATCACGGGCAAGGGCAAGGGCATGGTGGCAAGCCAAAGCCTAAGCAAGTTCAGGCATCATGATCCCTTCAGACTGCTTATTACAGGCCAACAAGCATTTTCCGTTGTGGTTCCGTATCACAATGCCGATTCCCATCCTTTGAGAGCTCGAGAACAGTGCAACATCCACGTTAATAATGACTGATCCTTTCGCTGTTGGAGTCCATAGAGCCACTGACAGAGGACTCACGCCTAGAGGTCGAACTAGTTTTGGAAAAATGATGCACAATCAGATTCAGATAAGCTTTAATCTTCTCAGCCACCCTACAACAAAGCAACACAGTAGCATTGTTGCGAGCATCATTTCTAGCCTCTCAAATGTGCCAAGCTGTTACAGCAAGAACCGTACCTGAAAGGGAGGAACCTCGATCAAGGAAGTCAAAAATCCATTGCTTGGCGTTGACAAGTTTCTTCCTGCACAATTGGAGGGAACAGGTCTCCTTCACCAACTTCCAGACTTCacgagcaaacgggcaaaagagaaGTAGATGCTCCACCCTCTCCACCCTACCATAGAAACAACAACAACCATCCTCCTTAACAATATGGCATCGCTGAAGTTGGAAACCAATGGGAAGACAATCATGAGAAATTCACCAAAGGACAATTTTCATCTTCCGAGGAGCCTTGATGGCCCATAGCGCTTTCCAGTGCTTCTCCTCAGAACGAAGGTTGGAGCTGAGCCCCCTGCCATCCACACTAAGGTCTTTACAGAAGACAAAAGACTTGGCCAAATTATACACAGTTAACCATGTAGATCCCAAACTTATTGTGTGGCCACACGGCAAAGTCATCAGCTCCATGTTGACTGATAGAGAGATGGAGAATTTCATTCGCCACCCAGTCATCAAAACAGCCCCGCACCACTTCCACATCCCAGGATTTGAGGTCCTTAGACAAAAGAAAATTCACCCTTGTGTCCTCAGGGGTTTGTATAAGTGGTCTGtaacgcccccgattcaatcgtacactaatcatacacgcaaacgtgtacgatcaagatcagggactcacgggaagataccacaacacaactctacaaataaaataagtcatattacaagccaggggtctcgaaggctcgaatacaagagctcgatcatagacgagtcagcggaagtaacaatatctgagtacagacataagttaaactaGTTTGCCTTAataaggctagcacaaactgggatacagatcgaaagaggcgcatgcctcctgtctgggatcctcctaaactactcctggtcatcgccagcgggctgcacgtagtagtaggcaccttccgagtagtagtagtcgtcatcgacagtggtgtctggctcctggactccatcgtctggtcgcagcaatcgggtataggaaggggaaaaaagggggggggggagcaaagcaaccgtgagtactcaaccaaagtactcgcaagcaaggagctacactacatatgtatgcattgatatcaaatggattaagggtatcatatgtggactgaactgcagaatgccggaataaggggggatagctaatcctttcgaagactacgcttctgataacctccatcttgcagcaggagaagagagtagatggtaagttcaccaagtaacatcgcataacataattctaaccgatgatccttccctcgtcgccctgtgagaaaGCGACCACcgattgtatctggcacttggaagggtgtgttttattaagtatccggttctagttgtcataaggtcaaggtacaactccaagtcgtcctgttatcgaagatcacgactattcgaatagattaacttccctgcaggggtgcaccacatttcccaacacgctcgatcccctttgtctggacacacttttctgggtcatgcccggcctcggaagatcaacacgtcgcagccctacctagacacaacagagaggtcagcacgccggtctaaatcctatggcgcaggggtctgggcccatcgcccattgcacacctgcacgttgcgagggcggccggagagcagacctagcaatctccattacaaaggaagttgcgttacgcggtccaacccggcgcgcgccgctcagttgctaacgtcacgaaggcttcggctgataccacgacatcgagtgcccataactgtccccgcgtagaagGTTAGTGCGTATatgccagtggccagactcagatcaaataccaagatctcgttaaatgtgttatcttgaaataaccgcgaatgccgaccagggccaggcccacctctctcctaggtggtctcaacctgccctgtcgcttcgccacaaagatccacacagaggtccgttgggacaaaggtcctttcagcccccaatccgtgaatcactcgtgGGTGCTccacgagccgacccgactttaatcaccacaagtatcatattttatgtataagtatatacccgtgaccagatcccaagtgatcacggcccgatagtatagcatggcagacagacaagaatgtagggccactgatgataatctagcatcctatactaagcatttaggattgcaggtaaggtatcaacagttgtagcaacaatgacaggctatgcatcaggataggatgaACGGAAatcagtaacatgctacactactctaatgcaagcagtatagaggagagtaggcgatatctggtgatcaaggggggggggcttgcctggttgctctggcaagagagaggggtcgtcaacaccttagccgtactgggtagcagcggcgtcgatctcggtgtctagcgagagaagaggggcaAGAAATAATAAATacaatgcaaacaaatgcatgacgatgcatgtcATGACAAGCGTGAAGCTAGATGTGCCCTAAcacggtacgaggtggtaccggtgaagggggaaaacatccgggaaagtattcccggtgttttgcattttcagacagatgaaccggagggggaaactTGCGTGTTTGCCATGCTAAGGAtgcatggcggacgaacgggctgcgtatccggatttgtctcgtcgttctgagcaactttcatgtacaaagtttttccattcGAGCTACGAATTAAAAGATAttattttctaaagattttattaatttctggaatttaattaattatttaatttaattcaaaattggatttatgacattagcatgatgtcatgctgacgtcagcagtcaacaggggttgactgggtcaaactgacgcgtgggtccagtgggacccacctatcatactctgttaggttaattagggtttagttaattgattaggttaatctaatcaggattaattagtttaactaattaattaagattaattaagttaattaattaattaataattattttttccctttttttTGTTGAAACGTTCTCGGCATGGGGCCCCATTGTCATAGGGCCATTGGGCCTTAGTGGGTGCGGGCGTTCGGTTGCGGGCGTACCCGAGTGGGCACTCGCCCGCAGGGCGGGACGAGGCCGCCGAGGGCAAGAGGCGAGGCCACCGGCGACGAGGAAGCCTGCCGGGCGGCGCAGTGGGGAGGCGGTCGCGGGTGGCGCGTGTGGGGAGGCCACGCGGCcaggcggcgcgggcggaggcGGGGCACGCTGGGAGCGGCGGCTAGCGACGAGCGGAGCAGCAGGCTGCGCGAGCAGCGCCCGAGGAGCAACGAGCAGGGCGACGCGACCCATGTGCGGTCGAGCGACGAGGCCGGGAGCAGCACAGCTGCGTGGTGGGAGCGGGCGACGGAGGCGCAACAGCAGTTCAGCAGACA containing:
- the LOC125514168 gene encoding eukaryotic initiation factor 4A-like, whose translation is MAGMAPEGSQFDAKQYDSKMTELLNQGDTGEFFTSYDEVHESFDDMGLQENLLRGIYAYGFEKPSAIQQRGIVPFCKGLDVIQQAQSGTGKTATFCSGILQQLDYGLVECQALVLAPTRELAQQIEKVMRALGDYLGVKVHACVGGTSVREDQRILASGVHVVVGTPGRVFDMLRRQSLRPDNIKMFVLDEADEMLSRGFKDQIYDIFQLLPSKIQVGVFSATMPPEALEITRKFMNKPVRILVKRDELTLEGIKQFYVNVEKEEWKLDTLCDLYETLAITQSVIFVNTRRKVDWLTDKMRGRDHTVSATHGDMDQNTRDIIMREFRSGSSRVLITTDLLARGIDVQQVSLVINYDLPTQPENYLHRIGRSGRFGRKGVAINFVTREDERMLFDIQKFYNVVIEELPANVADLL